TGCGATCAAGAATGGAGGAATTCATGTACTACCACATATCACCAATGCTGTTATTCTCGTTTCCGTTCTCTCTGTAGGTAATGCAGCTGTATTCGCAGCGTCTCGCAATGCAATGGCGTTGGTAAAGCAAGGATGGGCACCACGTTTCCTAGGTCGTGTAGATCAAAAGGGACGTCCCGTAATTTCATACTTGTGTTCGCTAGCCATGGCTTGTATTGCTTACGTTAATGCTGCACCTGACGGTTCTGTTGTGTTCGACTGGCTAATGTCTGTCTCGGGTGGAGGAGCCTTCGTAATTTGGGGACTTTCTTTTATCGATCACATCCGTTTGCGATATGCAATGAAGGCTCAGAAAATTCCAGACACTGTCTTACCATATAAGTTTCCTGGAAGCGTTTATCTTAGCTACTATGGAGTCcttatcaattttttagcaCTCTGTGCACTTGTATACATTTCGATTTTCCCAGTAACACATGAGAAGCCGAGTGCATACGGCTtctttgtttcatttttaggACCGTCTGTTTTTATCGCTTATCTTCTGATTAGTCCGATTTTCGTGAAGCCAACGTTTCAATCCCTAAAGGATGTAGACCTTACAACGGGCCGTTATGATTTGGTAAATTCACAAATGTATGTAGCTGAGTCGAGCACTTCGGAATTAAGTGAAAAAGATCTAACCAAGCCAAACCTCCAAAGcaatgataataaaaatagtgAAGATCTCGAAAGCAATACTCCTccacaaaagaaaagcgCGTTACAGAAAGTTGCCGACTTCCTTTGCTAGGTTAAAACTTTCGCATCTCTTAAACTATTTTGCCATCATTCACATTTGCAGCCACCTCAAAGAAGTATTGCTTGTCAACAACTTAAAGTGCCTCATTATAAAactgtaaaaaaaacaactcCCATCGATCCAGCAAGCCTGATAAAGTAGCGGAGATTCCTTCTCCCGACATTCCCAACTCCGTGgactttcaaaaaatattaaaactCCCTTACCGTTATCCTTCCATTGCAAAGTCAAACAGAAAATCCTTAGTTGCCGCATATACACAATCTAGCCTTCTACgcttattttttggagtttaaaaaatctatttttGCTACGCGTTCTTTGGTTAAGCTCCAgagaaatatatttttgaagaaaaaaagaacgaaaaagttaaaagagGCCTTAAACCAACACATCATTTGATATTAAAACGATATTTCGGTTAATTAGTTTGATCTTTCTCTCTAAGTTCATCAAAATGTGTTCAGACTTAATCGTCATATATTGAGGCATCCTCGCCAATTGTACAATAATATTTCATCAGCGTCTTTATTCCTTCATAAGtctttatttcattacCACAATACCGAGTTTtctcattaaaaaatttcatctCACATAcattttattctttttttggaaaaattattatatcaTGGCAATTTTGGGACGAGACTTTGCCGTTGAATTAATAGCATCTCTCCTTGTGTTTGACTGTTTGACCAATTTGaacaattaattaattcaatGAACAAGTTGCTTTCAATGTCTTTGACTAAACAATTCAAAGTTTTCAAGAATGTGTGTGAATACATCAAAGATGAAATCTACCAAGCGGAAGGCCgctatatatatatataggAAAAACTTCTTACTACTTTTGGGCTAGATGCACTATTtatatcaaattttatgTGCTGATAGATAAACTGGTAATCCTTCTATGTGTAACTGATAGTGAGCCCTATTACCCTATCAGGTCGGTAAAACGGCGAATATCAATTCTGAATAGAGAGACACTAGGATTATCTTTGTTAGTGTACTTccattgtttattaaacGGTTTCAAGTTTAATTGctaaaattgtttttatgttGTTGAATACTAAATATTAATGAGATTTTTGCCTCACAGTATGAAAATTATGTACGATATTAACCTTTCAAGTAAGGGAATCTACGAAACTCTATGAAGTAGATCCCGCTGCATGTTTATGTACCTGAATGCAAGCGCGTTTGTGTATTTTTGATGTCTTTTAAAGGTTTCGCAATGACGGGTTGCTCAGTTTTGCTTTGCTATTAGAGAGCTGTACTTATAGATCTATTGTGTTTTAAAAGTTGTTAAATTCGGCAGACTCTGCTAGGCAATGGTCTGATGTGCCGATAAATAATACATTAACTCATGTGAATACTCAAGTCCGTTTCACcggaattgaaaaattcattgaTCAAATCGTTACCTGTGTAAggttttgaaaacaatttgCTCATCAATTTGAAAGTAATATGTATACTACCTATTGGAATCTCTCTGTCTATGCGTGTTAAACATActttaaaacatatttCCAACCAAATCGACATTAACATATGGACCTATCgaattaaaattgaaaactcACAGTtagaagattttttttagcaagTCAAGCTATCAAACAGTATATATAGCTACATAAAACATCGTAACGAACAGTAAAGAAGTGACGGGATTCAAAAATCGTAGCGGTAAATCAGAGtaaatttgtttgtaaCAAAGCCGTTCGTCTTTTCCCATTACGTGAATCGAGCATCAAAAAGGAGTAAAACtgcaaaagcaaattaGTTTTGGACATGCCGTCGATCCCATTAAACCTATAATTCTGCTAAAACAAATCTCCTTGACATACAAAATATTAGTTGTAGTAAAAtcataattctttttatttttcactTTTTATAAATCCCTTGtgataattaattttggtCTCATATATAAATAACCGTTCATTAGAGTAGACCAAGCATAAATGATATGTACAAATAATCAGTCTTTCCCATCCTAGGTTTTTCTGTTAACAAGAGCTAGGTCGGAGGCCTCCGGCTTCGAGAGCTACGGCGAATAGCTTGGTTTGAAGCTGCCGGTGAAGAAGCAGGCTCTATGGGCTCAGTAGCCATACGCTTTGGAGAACGGGCTGTATTTTGAGAAGATGGCGAGACGGATCTTTTTCGCAAAGTCATGGAactctctttcttttcagacttttcttttttttcgggAATAACAGGCTGAATCTTTGGACTTTGCGGCTGTTCAGTAACAGGAGAAATACTTCTAGAAGAGGATCGTAAATTCCGAgaaattttctcttctttagATTCAAGCTTGACTTTACtttccttcttctctttCTGTAAATTCGTCTCCTGCTTAACTTCGGGTTCACCGGGTTTAGTTTCTACCGTTTCAATCTCCACTTTTTGAGATGTTTCCAATGGTTTCTCggatttttcttttactttaagAATATCTTTTggtaatttaaaatctttaacATCTGGCGACTTTATTCGTTTTTCTTTCGCCTTAACTTCTTCATTTCCTGGAGCTTcctaatttaaaaaactgtCAACAAATacttgaaaacaaaaaattaaaaggcTTTTTGACATACCAATTCTTCAAACTCTTTCAAATTATAAAGTGTTCCTAATTTATTCCAAACGTCCTGAGCCTTAATTGTTGATCTTTTGCAGCCATCACGAATTTCTCGTAAAATCCCTatcatataaaaatttttttctattcctattttttaattagtGAATGAATGCAATAATTTGATAACATGcagcttttaaaataagAGACCGAGCAATTAACCTTTCGAACACTTACCTACAGGGCGCAATCCACGACAAATAGCTTTTAACAGTAAGGTTTCCTCTAAAACAGACCATTCAGTAACAGAATCATTCATATttgattctttatttacatcCTCCTGCCTTTTCTGCTCGGCAGCAGTTGATGATCTTGTTCCCCTCGAACTCATAAATACAATTGCTATCCTCTAATACATAGGTTTATATGGgtaaaataagaaaatttctgtttcttagtttactttttctaCTAATTTAACTTTATATTATCGGCAATATAGCAGATTATCAATATTTATGGTGTTGTGCGGTACTTCCAGCCATAACTCATGAAACTg
This region of Schizosaccharomyces pombe strain 972h- genome assembly, chromosome: II genomic DNA includes:
- the eaf7 gene encoding NuA4 histone acetyltransferase complex subunit Eaf7: MSSRGTRSSTAAEQKRQEDVNKESNMNDSVTEWSVLEETLLLKAICRGLRPVGIEKNFYMIGILREIRDGCKRSTIKAQDVWNKLGTLYNLKEFEELEAPGNEEVKAKEKRIKSPDVKDFKLPKDILKVKEKSEKPLETSQKVEIETVETKPGEPEVKQETNLQKEKKESKVKLESKEEKISRNLRSSSRSISPVTEQPQSPKIQPVIPEKKEKSEKKESSMTLRKRSVSPSSQNTARSPKRMATEPIEPASSPAASNQAIRRSSRSRRPPT